One Desulfatitalea tepidiphila genomic region harbors:
- the yedE gene encoding YedE family putative selenium transporter, giving the protein MQGRNIFATRWGIIGVGAVIGILAPLLQKLGNPGNMGICVACFERDIAGALGLHRAAVVQYMRPEIIGFVIGSLIAAYLFREYRPRVGSAPIVRFVLGVFAMIGALVFLGCPWRAVLRLAGGDGNAILGLLGLTFGIWIGTLFLKKGYNLGRTQATHAAVGWMLPLIMIGFLALVLVFPQIKDQPSSGVLFYSVKGPGAMHAPLLLALVVGLAVGFLAQRSRFCTMGAIRDTVLFGQTHLLSGFVALVVVAFVTNLILGQFNAGFTGQPVAHTMHIWNFAGMALAGLAFALAGGCPGRQLFLAGEGDGDAAVFVMGMIVGAGIAHNFGLASSPQGVGPHGIAAVVIGLLSCLFIGFTMRKKSV; this is encoded by the coding sequence ATGCAGGGGAGAAACATTTTTGCGACGCGATGGGGAATCATCGGCGTCGGCGCTGTGATCGGCATTCTGGCCCCGTTGCTTCAGAAACTGGGCAACCCGGGCAACATGGGCATCTGCGTGGCCTGTTTCGAACGCGATATCGCCGGTGCCTTAGGCCTGCACCGTGCAGCGGTGGTGCAGTACATGCGCCCGGAAATCATCGGCTTCGTGATCGGTTCGCTGATCGCCGCCTATCTTTTCAGAGAGTATCGGCCCCGGGTCGGATCGGCACCCATCGTTCGGTTCGTGCTGGGCGTCTTTGCCATGATCGGCGCCCTGGTCTTCCTCGGTTGTCCGTGGCGGGCCGTGCTGCGCCTGGCCGGCGGAGACGGCAATGCGATTCTGGGTTTGTTGGGTTTGACCTTCGGCATCTGGATCGGCACCCTCTTTCTCAAAAAGGGCTACAACCTGGGCCGCACCCAGGCGACCCACGCCGCCGTGGGCTGGATGCTGCCGCTGATCATGATCGGATTCCTGGCTCTGGTGCTGGTCTTTCCCCAAATCAAGGACCAGCCCAGCAGCGGTGTGTTGTTCTATAGTGTCAAAGGGCCGGGCGCCATGCATGCGCCGCTGCTGCTGGCGCTGGTGGTCGGATTGGCCGTCGGTTTTCTTGCCCAGCGGAGCCGCTTCTGCACCATGGGCGCCATTCGAGACACCGTGCTGTTTGGGCAGACCCATCTGCTCTCCGGCTTCGTCGCCCTCGTGGTGGTGGCCTTCGTGACCAATCTGATCCTGGGGCAGTTCAACGCCGGTTTTACCGGGCAACCGGTGGCCCACACCATGCACATCTGGAATTTCGCCGGTATGGCCCTGGCCGGTCTGGCATTTGCGTTGGCCGGGGGATGTCCCGGGCGCCAGCTGTTTCTGGCCGGCGAAGGAGACGGTGATGCGGCCGTATTCGTGATGGGCATGATCGTGGGCGCCGGAATCGCGCACAACTTCGGATTGGCCAGCTCCCCCCAAGGGGTCGGGCCCCATGGCATCGCCGCCGTGGTCATTGGCCTGTTGTCTTGTCTGTTCATAGGGTTTACCATGCGCAAGAAAAGCGTATAA
- a CDS encoding M1 family metallopeptidase, with protein MSYLRPVRYAIHITPDLSQFRFDGQVAVTFETDAPVDHVILNALELAIWTCQMDKGERRVDLPFALDPASETLTVRLPEPQTGRFELHIQYQGIINDRMAGFYRSQATYDGRTHLLAVTQFQESSARQAFPCMDHPRQKAVFELTMTVPDHLTVLANTLPMKEEQLDNGRKRVTFQPTPVMSTYLVFFGLGDFELQRDRKDARVRLAHLPGMAHTTGLGLDFGRKALQYCERYYGIDYPLPKMDLIAVPDFAFGAMENWGAITFRENLLLNFPEHTSKAGIERICEVIAHEIAHQWFGNLVTPADWKYLWLNESFATYFGYGVVAHYHPDWGIWEQFLTTETATALTRDGLKETFAIEIPGGEHVVINSSTAPIIYNKGASILRMIEGYIGTETYQQGVRSYLGDHQYDCAESYHLWQAFEKVSAQPITAMMQNWIGQPGHPLVTVSRSGNELVLRQQRFTYLDMPGDQVWHIPLTITVWTGDRPAETLSLLMDTERATLPLPPDCRAYKLNSRQSGFYRVHYEDKENWAALGELVAGQVMDVEDRWGLQNDLYALVRQARVELGAWLDALGRYGNETAFLPLTSMAGNLFQALLIASEARRPAVAAAGKALADRALSHCGLRPAEDEPHTTAILRDQLLWQAAVWGLDSAIDFACEQFDALTAGHPTHPDIAKAVMQIGAWTRGEQALGWLIRRFEQSPSEHERMNILAAFGGFQDWQAARKALAHTLASVPPRNRFMPIVAMAANPTLQTQLWPWYLENLNALEDFHPLLYERVITAIIPFGGLGRETEVRHFSEAYIAEHPCLADAFRLALENLEINTRMRNSC; from the coding sequence ATGTCCTACTTACGACCGGTGCGTTATGCCATCCACATCACGCCGGATTTAAGCCAATTTCGGTTCGACGGGCAGGTCGCCGTCACGTTTGAAACGGATGCGCCCGTCGATCATGTGATCTTGAATGCGCTGGAGCTGGCCATTTGGACGTGTCAAATGGACAAAGGCGAGCGCCGGGTCGACCTTCCATTTGCGCTGGACCCTGCCAGTGAGACTCTGACCGTTCGCCTGCCCGAACCCCAAACCGGCCGCTTCGAGCTCCACATCCAATACCAGGGCATCATCAACGACCGCATGGCCGGGTTTTACCGCAGCCAGGCCACCTATGACGGCCGCACCCACCTTCTGGCCGTGACCCAGTTCCAGGAAAGCTCGGCGCGGCAGGCGTTTCCCTGCATGGATCACCCACGCCAGAAGGCGGTTTTCGAGCTCACCATGACCGTACCGGACCACCTGACGGTATTGGCCAACACCCTGCCCATGAAGGAAGAACAGCTGGATAACGGGCGCAAGCGGGTCACGTTTCAGCCCACGCCGGTGATGTCCACCTATCTCGTCTTTTTCGGTCTGGGGGATTTCGAACTGCAGCGGGACAGGAAAGACGCACGGGTGCGCCTGGCGCACCTGCCGGGCATGGCCCACACCACCGGCCTCGGCCTGGACTTCGGCCGCAAGGCGCTGCAATATTGCGAACGCTACTACGGCATCGACTATCCGCTGCCCAAGATGGACTTGATCGCCGTGCCCGATTTTGCCTTTGGGGCCATGGAAAACTGGGGGGCCATCACCTTTCGGGAAAATCTGCTGCTCAACTTCCCCGAACACACCTCCAAGGCCGGCATCGAACGCATCTGCGAGGTGATCGCTCATGAAATCGCCCACCAATGGTTCGGGAATCTGGTGACGCCCGCCGACTGGAAATATCTGTGGCTCAACGAAAGCTTTGCCACCTATTTCGGCTATGGCGTGGTGGCCCACTACCATCCCGACTGGGGCATTTGGGAGCAGTTCCTGACCACCGAAACCGCCACCGCCCTGACCCGCGACGGCTTGAAGGAAACCTTTGCCATCGAAATTCCCGGCGGCGAGCACGTGGTCATCAACTCCAGCACCGCGCCGATCATTTACAACAAAGGCGCCAGTATATTGCGCATGATCGAAGGGTACATCGGAACCGAGACCTACCAGCAGGGCGTCCGCTCCTATCTCGGCGACCATCAGTACGATTGCGCCGAAAGTTACCATCTGTGGCAGGCGTTTGAAAAGGTATCGGCCCAACCCATCACGGCCATGATGCAGAATTGGATCGGCCAGCCTGGCCATCCCCTGGTCACGGTTTCCCGCAGCGGCAACGAACTGGTTTTGCGACAGCAACGTTTCACCTATCTGGACATGCCCGGTGATCAGGTGTGGCATATTCCCCTCACTATCACGGTATGGACCGGCGACCGCCCAGCCGAAACGCTCTCCCTGTTGATGGATACGGAACGGGCCACGCTGCCCCTGCCGCCCGATTGCCGGGCGTATAAACTCAACAGCCGTCAGTCGGGATTCTACCGTGTGCACTACGAGGACAAGGAGAATTGGGCGGCTCTGGGCGAACTCGTGGCCGGTCAGGTCATGGATGTCGAGGATCGCTGGGGGCTGCAGAACGATCTGTATGCCCTGGTCCGGCAGGCCCGGGTCGAGTTGGGCGCCTGGCTCGATGCATTGGGCCGCTACGGAAACGAGACCGCCTTTTTGCCGTTGACCAGCATGGCGGGCAACCTTTTTCAGGCCCTGCTGATCGCATCCGAGGCCCGGCGGCCGGCGGTCGCAGCCGCAGGCAAGGCCTTGGCCGACCGGGCCCTGAGCCATTGCGGCCTGCGGCCGGCCGAAGACGAACCTCACACCACGGCCATTCTCCGCGACCAACTGCTATGGCAGGCGGCGGTCTGGGGGTTGGATAGCGCCATCGATTTCGCATGCGAACAGTTCGACGCCCTGACGGCCGGCCATCCCACCCATCCGGATATCGCCAAGGCGGTGATGCAGATCGGCGCCTGGACCCGGGGCGAACAGGCCTTGGGCTGGCTGATCCGCCGCTTCGAACAATCGCCCAGCGAACATGAACGCATGAACATCCTGGCCGCGTTCGGCGGCTTTCAGGATTGGCAAGCGGCCCGCAAGGCCCTGGCGCATACCCTTGCCAGCGTGCCGCCGCGCAACCGTTTCATGCCCATCGTGGCAATGGCCGCCAACCCGACCCTTCAAACCCAGTTGTGGCCCTGGTACCTGGAAAACCTCAATGCCCTCGAAGATTTTCATCCCCTGCTCTACGAACGGGTCATCACGGCCATCATCCCGTTCGGCGGGCTGGGCCGGGAAACAGAGGTGCGACACTTCAGCGAAGCCTACATCGCCGAACACCCCTGCCTGGCGGATGCTTTCCGGCTGGCCCTGGAGAACCTGGAGATCAACACGCGGATGCGGAACAGTTGTTAG
- a CDS encoding ATP-binding cassette domain-containing protein — MMDAAPFLTLEDVTVRLRDRWLLADTQWQIRCGENWVVWGPNGAGKTTLARILTGEVAVVKGWVRRHYEQDPAVCAGRRAVALVSSEQYHRIYRQEQLFDEFRHFSGRLDQTTAAADVLRGVTERYGKTPSAAFHGTQIPEILDLAAILSKPIQALSSGEMRKLLIACGLAAEPCLLILDEPFNGLDKPSRANLLRLLEQRIVSGTQMVLIVHRREEIPVFFSHLLQVKDGRVVWQGPMADAAVLRSPDEAKAGDGGRIPDRSKDRSATRSLNRVDAGEPLIRMREATVRFGGHVVLDRVDWTVRAGENWAVLGPNGAGKSTLLQLITGDQLQAYANDIHLFGRPKGSGESIWEIKEHIGYVADELQARYQRRITAFDVICSGFFDSVGLYRYCSDAQREAGSHWVHVLHLEELADRPMAQLSFGQQRLILIARAMVKTPRLLILDEPCNGLDMSNRRRVLDMVKAIAASGHTNLLYISHRPDEMPACITHCLQLDAGRVIHAGPIEGCR; from the coding sequence ATGATGGATGCCGCGCCGTTTTTGACATTGGAAGATGTGACCGTGCGTTTGCGGGATCGCTGGTTGCTCGCAGATACCCAATGGCAGATCCGGTGTGGTGAGAATTGGGTGGTATGGGGGCCCAACGGCGCAGGCAAGACGACCCTGGCCAGGATACTCACCGGCGAGGTGGCGGTGGTCAAGGGGTGGGTCCGGCGCCATTACGAGCAGGACCCGGCCGTGTGCGCGGGGCGTCGAGCAGTGGCCCTGGTCTCTTCCGAGCAGTACCATCGGATCTACCGGCAGGAGCAACTGTTCGATGAATTCCGCCATTTCAGCGGACGGTTGGATCAAACCACCGCGGCCGCCGACGTGTTGCGGGGCGTTACGGAGCGATACGGTAAAACGCCATCTGCGGCCTTCCATGGGACCCAGATACCCGAGATTCTGGATCTGGCGGCGATCTTGAGCAAACCGATTCAGGCGCTCTCTTCCGGTGAGATGCGCAAGCTGCTCATCGCCTGCGGCCTGGCCGCCGAACCTTGCCTGCTGATTCTCGACGAGCCGTTCAACGGCCTGGACAAACCCTCCCGGGCGAATCTGTTGCGGCTGCTCGAACAACGGATCGTGTCCGGGACCCAGATGGTGCTGATCGTGCATCGCAGAGAGGAGATACCCGTCTTTTTTTCGCACCTGCTGCAGGTGAAGGACGGACGGGTGGTCTGGCAGGGGCCCATGGCCGATGCTGCGGTGCTGCGTTCGCCAGACGAGGCCAAAGCCGGTGACGGCGGCCGAATCCCAGATCGATCCAAAGACCGATCAGCAACTCGATCCTTAAATCGGGTCGATGCCGGCGAGCCGTTGATCCGGATGCGCGAGGCGACCGTCCGCTTCGGTGGCCACGTCGTCCTGGATCGGGTCGACTGGACCGTGCGTGCCGGAGAAAACTGGGCGGTCCTGGGACCCAACGGCGCCGGCAAGAGCACCCTGCTCCAATTGATCACCGGCGACCAGCTGCAGGCCTATGCCAACGACATTCACCTGTTCGGGCGCCCCAAGGGCTCGGGAGAGTCGATCTGGGAGATCAAGGAACACATCGGCTATGTGGCGGACGAGTTGCAGGCCCGCTATCAGCGCAGGATCACCGCTTTCGATGTCATCTGTTCGGGTTTTTTCGACTCGGTCGGTCTGTACCGTTATTGCAGCGACGCACAGCGCGAGGCCGGCAGCCACTGGGTGCATGTCCTGCATCTGGAAGAGCTGGCCGACCGACCCATGGCGCAGCTCTCATTCGGTCAGCAGCGGTTGATTCTCATCGCCCGGGCCATGGTCAAGACGCCCCGCCTGTTGATCCTGGACGAACCGTGCAACGGCCTGGATATGAGCAACCGCCGCCGGGTCCTCGACATGGTAAAGGCCATCGCCGCTTCCGGGCATACCAACCTGCTTTATATCAGCCATCGGCCGGACGAGATGCCGGCCTGCATTACCCATTGTCTTCAATTGGACGCCGGGCGCGTCATTCACGCGGGTCCTATCGAAGGGTGCCGATAG
- a CDS encoding DOMON-like domain-containing protein produces the protein MPQARAMLQQFRPDQDTATFALTGLVERIGDRLSLAFELTGPIHRLRLPSVVTHPERRQGLWEDTCFECFIGAQTASAYWEFNFSPAGHWNVYHFDDYRQGMHPEAAFDGFPMEMLPLRKAMRLTVDIDLKKLKLEGRPIRLALSAVLVAATGEKSYWALVHGGDKPDFHHPAGFRLEL, from the coding sequence ATGCCACAAGCGCGGGCTATGCTGCAACAGTTTCGGCCGGATCAGGATACGGCAACCTTCGCCCTGACCGGCCTGGTAGAACGCATTGGCGACAGGTTGAGCCTCGCCTTCGAGCTCACAGGCCCCATCCACCGGCTGCGCCTGCCGTCCGTTGTCACCCATCCCGAGCGCAGGCAGGGGCTGTGGGAGGACACCTGCTTCGAGTGTTTCATCGGTGCGCAGACCGCATCCGCCTACTGGGAATTCAACTTTTCACCGGCAGGGCATTGGAACGTCTATCATTTCGACGACTACCGACAGGGGATGCATCCGGAAGCGGCATTTGACGGGTTTCCAATGGAGATGTTGCCCCTGCGAAAGGCAATGCGGCTCACCGTGGATATTGATCTGAAAAAACTGAAGCTCGAGGGCCGGCCGATCCGATTGGCCCTCAGCGCCGTTCTCGTAGCAGCGACGGGGGAAAAATCCTACTGGGCCCTGGTCCATGGAGGGGACAAACCCGACTTTCACCATCCCGCGGGCTTTCGGCTCGAGCTTTAA
- a CDS encoding 3-isopropylmalate dehydrogenase yields the protein MGKTYQIAVIPGDGTGPEVVDEGRKALKAAAAKFDFKLEMTDFDYGGERYLRTGEILPDNAADELRRFDAIYLGAIGHPGVKPGILEKGILLRLRFELDQYINLRPVRLYPGVETPLKGKGPEHIDYAVVRENSGGIYTGTGGISMKGTPHEVAVQSMVYNRFQVERCLRYAFDYTRKFGKKARGKGDANTLALVGKTNVLTFVFDLWERAFHEIGERDYPDVKREYYHVDATCMYMVKSPEWFDVLVTSNMFGDIITDLGAETQGGMGIAAGGNINPEGVSMFEPIGGSAPKYTGMNIINPLAAICSSAMMLETLGEIDAARAIEEAVKDVTANKIKSLAAGKMGFSTSEVGDMVAERV from the coding sequence ATGGGAAAAACGTATCAGATAGCCGTCATCCCGGGAGATGGCACCGGTCCGGAAGTGGTGGATGAAGGCCGCAAAGCCTTGAAGGCCGCCGCGGCCAAATTTGACTTTAAACTGGAAATGACCGATTTCGACTATGGCGGTGAGCGTTACCTGCGTACCGGCGAGATACTGCCGGACAACGCCGCCGATGAGCTGCGCCGATTTGATGCGATCTATCTGGGGGCCATCGGCCATCCGGGCGTCAAACCGGGTATTTTGGAGAAGGGCATTCTGCTGCGGTTGCGCTTCGAGCTGGATCAATACATCAACTTGCGGCCGGTGCGCCTATATCCGGGAGTGGAAACACCGTTGAAGGGCAAAGGACCCGAGCACATCGACTATGCGGTGGTGCGCGAAAATTCGGGCGGTATCTACACCGGCACGGGCGGCATTTCGATGAAGGGCACCCCCCACGAGGTGGCCGTGCAAAGCATGGTCTACAACCGTTTTCAAGTGGAGCGCTGCCTGCGCTATGCCTTCGACTATACCCGTAAGTTCGGCAAGAAGGCGCGCGGCAAAGGCGACGCCAACACCCTGGCCCTGGTGGGCAAGACCAACGTGCTGACGTTTGTGTTCGATCTGTGGGAAAGGGCGTTTCATGAAATCGGGGAGCGGGATTACCCGGATGTCAAACGCGAATATTACCACGTGGATGCGACCTGCATGTACATGGTCAAGAGCCCGGAATGGTTCGACGTGCTGGTCACCTCCAACATGTTCGGGGATATCATCACCGATCTTGGTGCCGAGACCCAGGGCGGCATGGGCATCGCCGCCGGAGGCAACATCAATCCCGAAGGCGTGAGCATGTTCGAGCCCATCGGCGGGTCGGCCCCCAAGTACACGGGCATGAACATCATCAACCCTCTGGCGGCCATCTGTTCCAGTGCCATGATGCTGGAAACCCTCGGCGAGATCGATGCGGCCCGGGCCATCGAGGAGGCGGTCAAGGATGTGACGGCCAACAAGATCAAAAGCCTGGCGGCGGGGAAGATGGGTTTCAGCACCAGCGAAGTGGGAGACATGGTGGCCGAACGGGTATAG
- a CDS encoding ABC-F family ATP-binding cassette domain-containing protein yields the protein MIAVENLTKTFGGQVLFDQAGFKINKRERVGLVGRNGHGKTTLFRILIGEEEYDGGTVTAPKGYRIGHVQQQLAFTQATVLEEGMLGLPEDRSDHHWLVEKILAGLGFSDTDMQRHPKEFSGGFQVRLNLAKVLVSEPDLLLLDEPTNYLDITSIRWIERFLTNWPHELMLITHDRSFMDRIVTHTVGIHRQKLRKIAGSTEKYYAQIAQDEEIYEKTRQNDERRAKEIEQFITRFRAKARLAGLVQSRIKALEKLEKKQKLTQMRDLDFSFRCLPFRGKQVLGVRGLTFGYANRPRLFSDLDFVLHAGDRLCVVGPNGQGKTTLLQLLAGNLKPVKGEIVFHPGVVTGFYEQTNIQTLNDRHTVEEEILLCHGDLNRQQARNICGAMLFEGDAALKKIEVLSGGEKARVMLGKLLATPLNLLLLDEPSNHLDMESCDALMAAIDNFDGAVIMVTHNEMFLHALAQRLIVFHENQVTLFEGSYQDFLEKGGWGDDPNPAGKTVESEIARAPDQPRMTKKEMRRMRSTIMSADAKTRKGLESDIQTTEAAIETEEKRLAKLNEEMVTAAQAQNGDRIAQLSRDIHKCTAAIETQFASLDTLYKQKETLDAQLSEKLAGLEE from the coding sequence ATGATTGCAGTAGAAAACCTGACCAAAACATTCGGCGGCCAAGTGCTTTTCGACCAGGCCGGCTTCAAGATCAACAAGCGTGAACGCGTGGGCCTGGTGGGACGCAACGGCCACGGCAAAACCACCCTTTTCCGCATTCTCATCGGCGAGGAGGAGTATGACGGCGGCACCGTGACGGCTCCGAAGGGATATCGCATCGGCCATGTCCAGCAGCAGTTGGCATTTACCCAGGCCACGGTCCTGGAAGAGGGGATGCTGGGGCTGCCGGAAGACCGGAGCGACCACCACTGGTTGGTGGAGAAGATCCTGGCGGGCCTGGGGTTTTCCGATACCGATATGCAGCGGCATCCCAAGGAGTTTTCGGGCGGATTTCAGGTCCGGCTCAATCTGGCCAAGGTCCTGGTGTCCGAACCCGACCTGCTGCTGCTGGACGAGCCGACCAACTACCTGGATATCACCTCCATCCGATGGATCGAACGCTTCCTGACCAACTGGCCCCATGAACTGATGCTCATCACCCATGACCGCAGCTTCATGGACCGCATCGTCACGCACACCGTGGGCATCCATCGCCAGAAATTGCGCAAGATCGCCGGCAGCACAGAAAAATATTATGCCCAGATCGCCCAGGACGAGGAGATCTATGAAAAGACGCGCCAGAACGACGAACGGCGCGCCAAGGAGATCGAACAGTTCATCACCCGCTTCCGCGCCAAGGCGCGCCTGGCCGGCCTGGTCCAGTCGCGAATCAAGGCCCTGGAGAAGCTCGAAAAGAAGCAGAAATTGACCCAGATGCGGGACCTGGACTTTTCCTTCCGCTGCCTGCCCTTTCGCGGCAAGCAGGTCCTGGGGGTGCGGGGATTGACCTTTGGCTATGCCAACCGCCCCAGGCTGTTCAGCGATCTGGATTTCGTGCTGCACGCCGGTGACCGCCTCTGCGTGGTGGGGCCCAACGGCCAGGGCAAGACGACCCTGCTGCAACTGCTAGCCGGCAACCTGAAACCCGTGAAAGGTGAGATCGTGTTCCACCCCGGCGTGGTCACGGGCTTTTACGAGCAGACCAATATCCAGACCCTCAACGACCGCCACACGGTCGAAGAGGAGATCCTGCTCTGCCATGGGGATCTCAACCGGCAGCAGGCGCGTAACATATGCGGCGCCATGTTGTTCGAGGGCGACGCGGCCCTGAAAAAAATCGAGGTGCTTTCCGGCGGTGAAAAGGCCCGGGTCATGCTGGGCAAGCTGCTGGCCACGCCGTTGAACCTCCTGCTGCTGGACGAACCGAGCAACCACCTGGATATGGAGTCGTGCGACGCCCTGATGGCCGCCATCGACAACTTCGACGGCGCCGTGATCATGGTGACCCATAACGAGATGTTTCTGCACGCCCTTGCCCAGCGCCTGATCGTCTTTCATGAAAACCAGGTCACCCTGTTCGAAGGCAGCTATCAGGACTTTCTGGAAAAGGGCGGCTGGGGAGACGACCCCAACCCGGCCGGTAAAACGGTGGAATCAGAGATTGCCCGTGCGCCGGACCAGCCCAGGATGACCAAAAAAGAGATGCGGCGCATGCGTTCGACCATCATGAGCGCGGACGCCAAGACGCGCAAGGGGTTGGAAAGCGACATTCAAACCACCGAGGCCGCCATAGAAACCGAAGAAAAGCGCCTGGCGAAGCTCAACGAAGAGATGGTCACGGCCGCCCAGGCGCAGAATGGCGACCGTATCGCCCAACTCTCCCGGGACATCCACAAATGCACGGCTGCGATCGAAACCCAATTCGCTTCGCTCGACACCCTTTACAAGCAAAAAGAGACGCTGGACGCACAATTATCCGAAAAGCTGGCCGGACTGGAAGAGTAG
- a CDS encoding NAD(P)H-hydrate dehydratase — MIGIIGTVPDPDFPLTCGVVKWDGDSLIIDGRRVTVNRGTPALLGAALKAGESIGAPPIHGILVGDIGKGAGSRRLYQFLENELDRWPFTVLTFHYLQPDVDWHNRVLFAIELMRQRPLLIADAGFMYAAKMSGQAPAYDFFTPDAGELAFLADETAPHPFYTRGFILHQNDNLPELIQRAYQHGNAARHLLVKGATDYIVEQGRIAATVNHPSFEAMEAIGGTGDTLTGLLTVLCAAGYAPTRAALLAAQANRLAGSLADPTPATQIAELIVHIPEALARRLHFTGN; from the coding sequence ATGATCGGTATCATCGGCACTGTACCAGACCCGGATTTCCCCTTGACCTGCGGAGTGGTGAAATGGGACGGAGACAGCCTGATCATCGACGGCCGGCGTGTAACCGTCAACCGCGGCACGCCCGCCCTGCTCGGCGCCGCCTTGAAAGCCGGCGAAAGCATCGGCGCACCGCCCATTCACGGCATTCTGGTCGGCGATATCGGAAAGGGGGCAGGCAGCCGGCGCCTGTATCAGTTTCTTGAAAACGAGCTGGACCGATGGCCGTTCACGGTGTTGACCTTCCACTATCTGCAACCCGATGTGGACTGGCACAACCGGGTGCTGTTCGCCATCGAACTCATGCGGCAACGCCCGCTGTTGATCGCCGACGCCGGTTTCATGTATGCCGCCAAGATGAGCGGCCAGGCGCCGGCTTACGATTTCTTCACCCCGGATGCGGGCGAACTGGCCTTCCTGGCCGACGAGACCGCCCCCCATCCGTTTTATACCCGCGGCTTCATCCTGCACCAGAACGACAACCTGCCTGAACTGATCCAGCGCGCCTATCAACACGGGAATGCCGCCCGTCATCTTCTCGTCAAGGGCGCCACCGACTATATCGTGGAACAAGGTCGCATCGCGGCCACCGTGAATCACCCCAGTTTCGAGGCCATGGAGGCCATCGGCGGTACCGGCGACACCCTGACCGGACTGCTGACCGTTTTGTGCGCCGCCGGTTACGCCCCCACCCGGGCCGCCCTTCTGGCTGCCCAGGCCAACCGTCTGGCCGGTTCCCTGGCCGATCCCACCCCCGCCACCCAGATCGCCGAACTGATCGTCCACATTCCCGAAGCCCTCGCCCGCCGATTGCATTTTACCGGCAATTGA
- a CDS encoding DUF3343 domain-containing protein, with product MIGWLKRKLPGPGTPAEPQRESSSDRGILVFENTSEVIQAEKILKQAGWPVRVMGPPPEIRTGCDLVIEFPLIEGLNIVRELHLAELAPLSVVPVSAPLLTPVDLFHTKDFGEYLMVRAANMKITIFKQTRTIVNISGGGCPDVPYLAEKMVGKTLSDSPRPRDLGHTLCGYALQLAYEELQRK from the coding sequence ATGATCGGCTGGTTGAAACGAAAATTGCCGGGGCCTGGGACCCCGGCGGAACCCCAAAGGGAATCATCGTCCGATCGCGGCATCCTGGTGTTCGAAAACACCAGCGAGGTGATCCAGGCGGAGAAGATACTAAAACAGGCCGGCTGGCCGGTGCGGGTCATGGGGCCGCCCCCGGAGATCCGCACCGGCTGCGACCTGGTCATCGAGTTCCCGCTCATCGAAGGGCTCAACATCGTCCGGGAACTGCACCTGGCCGAGCTGGCGCCGTTGAGTGTGGTACCGGTCAGCGCTCCCCTGCTCACCCCCGTCGACCTGTTTCACACCAAGGACTTCGGAGAGTATCTCATGGTACGGGCGGCCAACATGAAAATCACCATTTTCAAGCAGACCCGCACCATCGTCAACATCTCGGGCGGTGGCTGTCCGGACGTGCCCTATCTGGCCGAAAAGATGGTGGGGAAAACGTTGAGCGATTCACCCCGGCCGCGCGATCTGGGCCACACCCTGTGCGGCTATGCCCTGCAGCTGGCTTATGAGGAGCTGCAACGAAAATGA
- a CDS encoding sulfurtransferase TusA family protein, with amino-acid sequence MPTTVDARGLSCPQPVIMTLNEIKNGKDKEIVVLVDTDTSRENVTRAAESQGCRVGEVTPEGEGYRIAITKG; translated from the coding sequence ATGCCTACAACCGTCGATGCGCGAGGGCTATCCTGCCCTCAACCGGTCATCATGACTCTGAACGAAATCAAAAACGGCAAGGACAAAGAGATCGTGGTCCTGGTGGATACCGATACATCCCGGGAAAACGTGACACGGGCCGCCGAAAGCCAAGGTTGCCGGGTGGGTGAGGTCACGCCGGAGGGCGAAGGGTACCGGATCGCCATCACCAAGGGATAA